A DNA window from Drosophila sechellia strain sech25 chromosome X, ASM438219v1, whole genome shotgun sequence contains the following coding sequences:
- the LOC116802027 gene encoding uncharacterized protein LOC116802027 — translation MSTFSKTIQPELRMDLVVPPNGLYEMPHQPEYPDYEAMRRPVKSKEVLVDRELEFFFKTEDIKEVNSEVSQHRIWDSLSIRFGLIGHISE, via the coding sequence ATGAGTACATTTAGTAAGACAATTCAACCAGAACTCAGAATGGACTTAGTCGTGCCACCGAACGGACTCTATGAGATGCCGCACCAACCGGAGTATCCGGATTATGAGGCGATGAGAAGACCAGTAAAGTCGAAGGAAGTTCTGGTCGATAGGGAACTCGAGTTTTTCTTCAAAACGGAAGATATTAAGGAAGTCAATTCCGAGGTGTCACAGCATAGGATTTGGGACTCTTTATCGATTCGTTTTGGACTGATTGGCCATATTTCAGAATGA
- the LOC6615963 gene encoding disheveled-associated activator of morphogenesis 1 isoform X2, with amino-acid sequence MSGMNQMSVFMDKINTTLQSCPIVCINEPDTHSANTEILQTSPESTLEKPKAAPSGGASTSVTSLNGSCIAINGGIGEGATATASAATSTAAGVTKITITSDNGNASTSTKANTGSSIDGYKNSSLVSITSLNSCSDLSQGSTATLPISSTNCSGNNVSRHPLSNSGNSGSDTSSNNFQERFDFEHWKGLLSDYNCFHGLYRYWTQCSGRSSSANDNGRDSDQQQSQSNHENGLGSGVGSFYTHNILGYTFGYPFGLKEDLDGSGNCNSNCSGSSNTNGLGLRKWLSGNTSSNETPLQKHYRHQQKKKMPGFRGRRVWCGCFKDDEPPEICVVEGAFTLQTLTPTQPMPSVDELDTKFAELVEELDLTAPNKEAMLSLPAQKKWQIYCSRKLPLDAADGPDAAAITQPPTAEHYIERLKELVVHISLSPEDSPSHELGNRLDGHAAFVDALKTALRTSTHSFVLRFVELDGLPALLDLLLQLDIRVANSPLHTSLIGCIKALMNNSMGRAHVLAHPTAIDTIARSLAADNIRTKIAALEILGAVCLVPGGHRKVLQAMLHFQVFATERTRFQSIVNDLDRSTYAYRDNVNLKTALMSFVNAVLNYGPGQENLEFRLHLRYEFLMLGIQPVIDKLRTHENETLDRHLDFFEMVRAEDEKEFARRFKEDHVDTKSAGSMFELLRRKLSHSPAYPHMLSLLQHMLLLPYTGHCTEHWLLIDRVVQQIVLQVEQRPNSDLIVDPDDPEKQLKLAAESPVHDPDVAPLQIDVAKLVRLLVKEEQLTQARKRADELERENFDVQSRLAKKEQELDLRMQEKEDLETGLARMRERLEKESAQHSQAVQRAQTAEMRAEDLQHRLISEQQERARLERLVTEGSIPDDQKVAGLTGCNGAVSPPPAPPMLKAIPPPPPPMAPSMMPPPPPPCPGAPPPPSSMAQTMAPAPPKVDLPKKNVPQPTNPLKSFNWSKLPDAKLQGTVWSELDESKLYNNMELESIDKLFSAYQKNGVSATDGSYEDLRVTGKAAKQKVLSVIDGRRAQNCTILLSKLKMSDMEISKAILSMDSNEQLQLDMVEQLLKFTPSAEERALLDEHSEDIESLARADRFLYEISKIPHYEQRLKSLHYKKRFMLTINDLVPRITSVMEASREVARSRRLRKLLELVLALGNYMNRGARGNASGFRLASLNRLADTKSSAAKGTTLLHYLVQVIERKFKDLLKLEDDIPHVREASKVSLGEMDKDIQMLRTGLADVAREIEFHRSSGPAQQGDRFLPVMREFHAQASVRFAELEDKFQDMKTRFDRAVRLFGEDGSVLQPDEFFGIFDSFLAAFAEARHDNESFRRRQEEEEKRAKQEAELKKRTIERKNKTGLMTSVARNLGLKSGSSNGDPDSPAKGGVGDNKGEFDDLISALRTGDVFGEDMAKFKRSRKARVLNGGGSSTGHTSPPRHGSLQREESGRERERTVRRQ; translated from the exons ATGTCGGGCATGAATCAAATGAGTGTCTTCATGGATAAGATCAACACG ACCCTTCAGTCGTGCCCCATCGTGTGCATCAATGAGCCGGACACACACAGTGCCAACACAGAGATATTGCAGACAAGTCCGGAGAGCACGCTAGAGAAGCCCAAGGCGGCGCCATCCGGTGGAGCCAGCACGAGTGTGACTAGCTTGAACGGCAGTTGCATTGCCATCAATGGAGGAATAGGAGAAGGCgccactgcaactgcatcGGCAGCTACCAGCACTGCGGCTGGAGTGACCAAGATAACGATAACCAGTGACAACGGCAAcgccagcaccagcaccaaaGCGAACACAGGCAGTTCCATCGACGGCTACAAGAACAGCAGCTTGGTGTCCATCACCAGCCTAAACAGCTGCAGCGACCTCAGCCAGGGCAGCACCGCCACCCTGCCCATCAGCAGCACCAactgcagcggcaacaacgTGAGCAGGCATCCTCTCAGCAACAGTGgcaacagcggcagcgacaCCTCGTCCAACAACTTCCAGGAGCGGTTCGACTTTGAACACTGGAAGGGCTTACTCAGCGACTACAACTGCTTTCACGGGCTGTATCGCTACTGGACTCAGTGCAGCGGACGCAGCAGCAGTGCCAACGACAACGGCAGGGACAGTGatcagcagcagtcgcagtCCAACCATGAGAACGGCCTGGGCAGCGGAGTCGGTTCCTTCTACACCCACAATATACTAGGCTACACCTTCGGCTATCCGTTTGGCCTGAAGGAGGACCTCGACGGCAgcggcaactgcaacagcaactgcagcggcagcagcaacaccaacggTCTTGGCCTCAGGAAGTGGCTTTCAGGCAATACCAGCAGCAACGAGACGCCGCTCCAGAAGCACTACAGACAccagcagaagaagaagatgcCCGGCTTCAGGGGCAGAAGGGTGTGGTGCGGTTGCTTCAAG GACGATGAGCCACCCGAGATTTGTGTGGTGGAAGGCGCGTTTACCCTGCAGACGCTCACGCCCACCCAACCCATGCCGTCAGTGGATGAGCTGGACACCAAGTTCGCGGAGCTGGTGGAGGAGCTCGATCTGACGGCCCCCAACAAGGAGGCGATGCTCAGCCTGCCCGCGCAGAAGAAATGGCAAATCTACTGCTCGAGAAAGCTGCCCTTGGATGCGGCCGATGGACCAGATGCAGCGGCCAtcacccagccacccaccgcAGAGCACTACATTGAGCGACTGAAGGAGCTGGTGGTGCACATATCGCTCTCGCCGGAGGACTCGCCCAGCCATGAGCTTGGCAATCGATTGGATGGCCATGCCGCCTTTGTGGACGCCCTGAAGACGGCGCTACGCACATCCACCCACAGTTTCGTTCTCCGATTCGTGGAGCTGGACGGGCTTCCTGCTCTGCTCGACCTCCTGCTGCAGCTGGACATTCGAGTGGCTAACAGCCCGCTGCACACCAGTCTCATTGGGTGCATCAAGGCACTGATGAACAACTCGATGGGTCGGGCGCACGTGCTAGCCCATCCAACGGCCATCGACACCATAGCCAGATCCCTAGCAGCGGACAACATTCGCACGAAAATCGCCGCCCTGGAGATTCTGGGTGCCGTGTGTCTAGTGCCCGGCGGTCATCGCAAGGTGCTGCAGGCCATGCTCCACTTCCAGGTCTTCGCTACGGAACGCACCCGTTTCCAGAGCATTGTCAACGACCTGGATCGCTCGACCTATGCGTACAGGGACAATGTCAATCTGAAGACCGCCCTTATGTCATTCGTGAATGCGGTGCTCAACTACGGACCCGGCCAGGAGAACCTCGAGTTCCGACTGCACTTGAGGTACGAGTTTCTCATGCTCGGTATACAGCCTGTGATCGACAAGCTGCGCACGCACGAGAACGAAACGCTGGACAGGCATTTG GACTTCTTTGAGATGGTTCGGGCTGAGGATGAGAAGGAGTTTGCCCGCCGTTTTAAGGAGGACCACGTGGACACCAAGAGCGCCGGCTCAATGTTTGAGCTGCTGCGCCGCAAGCTCAGTCATTCGCCCGCGTATCCCCACATGCTCTCCCTTCTGCAGCACATGCTTCTGCTACCCT ATACGGGTCACTGCACGGAACACTGGTTGCTGATTGATCGCGTGGTACAGCAGATAGTGCTGCAGGTGGAACAGCGGCCAAACAGTGATCTTATCGTCGACCCCGATGACCCTGAAAAGCAGCTGAAGCTGGCCGCCGAGTCGCCAGTCCATGATCCTGATGTGGCGCCCTTGCAGATCGACGTGGCTAAGCTGGTGCGTCTGCTGGTCAAGGAGGAACAGCTGACGCAAGCGCGAAAGCGGGCTGACGAGCTGGAGCGTGAGAACTTTGACGTGCAGTCGCGGCTGGCCAAGAAGGAGCAGGAACTCGACCTCCGCATGCAAGAGAAAGAGGACTTGGAGACGGGACTAGCGCGCATGCGCGAGCGTTTGGAGAAGGAGTCTGCGCAGCACTCGCAGGCGGTGCAGCGGGCGCAGACTGCAGAGATGCGAGCAGAAGACCTGCAGCACCGCTTGATCAGCGAGCAGCAGGAACGGGCTCGCTTGGAGAGACTGGTTACCGAGGGCAGCATCCCAGACGACCAGAAGGTGGCCGGCCTCACGGGCTGCAATGGTGCCGTCTCGCCTCCACCGGCACCTCCCATGCTCAAGGCTATTCCGCCACCTCCGCCACCCATGGCGCCGTCCATGATGcccccaccaccacctcctTGCCCGGGAGCTCCTCCACCTCCGTCAAGCATGGCACAAACGATGG CTCCAGCGCCACCAAAAGTGGATCTGCCAAAGAAGAATGTGCCACAGCCGACGAATCCCCTGAAGAGCTTCAACTGGTCGAAACTGCCGGACGCCAAGCTACAGGGCACCGTTTGGAGCGAGCTCGACGAAAGCAAGCTGTACAACAACATGGAGCTGGAGTCAATTGATAAACTGTTCTCGGCTTACCAAAAGAACGGGGTATCG GCCACTGATGGATCCTATGAGGACTTAAGGGTAACTGGCAAGGCTGCCAAGCAGAAAGTGCTGTCGGTGATCGACGGACGCCGGGCGCAGAACTGCACCATCCTGCTGAGCAAACTGAAGATGAGCGACATGGAGATATCAAA GGCCATTCTCTCCATGGACAGCAacgagcagctgcagctggacATGGTCGAGCAGCTGCTCAAGTTCACGCCCTCGGCGGAAGAGCGAGCTTTGCTGGACGAGCACAGCGAGGACATTGAGTCTCTCGCTCGGGCCGATCGATTCCTCTATGAGATATCCAA GATTCCGCACTACGAGCAGCGCCTGAAGAGTCTGCACTACAAGAAGCGTTTCATGCTGACCATCAACGACCTGGTCCCCCGCATAACCAGTGTGATGGAGGCCTCTCGTGAGGTGGCTCGTTCCCGTCGTCTGCGCAAGCTTCTAGAGTTGGTCCTCGCCCTAG GCAACTACATGAACCGCGGGGCACGTGGCAACGCATCGGGATTCCGACTGGCGTCGCTCAATCGGCTGGCGGACACCAAGTCCAGTGCCGCCAAGGGCACCACCCTGCTACACTACCTCGTGCAGGTGATTGAACGCAAGTTCAAGGACCTTCTTAAGTTGGAGGACGATATCCCGCATGTGCGTGAAGCCTCCAAGGTGTCGCTGGGCGAGATGGACAAGGACATTCAGATGCTGCGCACGGGTCTGGCAGACGTGGCGCGCGAAATCGAGTTCCACCGCAGTTCAGGCCCGGCCCAACAGGGTGATCGCTTTCTACCCGTGATGCGCGAGTTCCACGCGCAGGCGTCAGTGCGCTTCGCCGAGCTTGAGGACAAGTTCCAGGACATGAAGACGCGCTTTGATCGTGCGGTACGCCTCTTCGGCGAGGATGGTTCGGTTTTGCAGCCGGACGAGTTCTTTGGCATCTTTGACTCCTTCCTGGCCGCCTTCGCGGAGGCGCGGCATGACAACGAGAGCTTCCGTCGGCGACAGGAGGAAGAGGAGAAGCGCGCCAAGCAGGAGGCGGAGCTCAAGAAGCGCACAATAGAGCGCAAGAACAAGACCGGCCTAATGACCAGCGTGGCTCGCAATCTGGGCCTCAAGTCGGGCTCATCCAATGGGGATCCTGACTCCCCGGCAAAGGGAGGCGTAGGCGACAACAAGGGCGAGTTCGACGACCTAATCTCGGCCCTGAGGACCGGAGATGTGTTCGGCGAGGACATGGCCAAGTTCAAGCGGTCGCGCAAGGCGCGCGTTCTTAACGGCGGCGGGTCCTCCACTGGGCACACCTCGCCGCCCCGCCACGGCAGCCTCCAGAGGGAGGAGAGTGGGCGGGAGCGCGAGCGGACCGTGAGGCGCCAGTAA
- the LOC6615962 gene encoding calcineurin B homologous protein 2, whose amino-acid sequence MGSVGSRQLNPVQLCDHQQATGLSAEQLEQLHTRFRSLDRHQRGYLTPTDLLRIPQLSLNPLHRQIIDGFFPSRDPSARIGFKQFVDTCSTILVPQFGRGSVRRRDGRVQKLHLLSKMFDTRRSGCITRSDFRQIMRCIVNLAWSQQQDQERQEGLSENRLPEVEAELQLLEHQAFGLCCDHISYGEFEKRLLSADVDRRLSIAKWLEDDDEAEAGMGLPVGSGP is encoded by the coding sequence ATGGGCTCGGTAGGAAGTCGTCAGCTCAACCCCGTCCAACTGTGTGACCACCAGCAGGCCACGGGGCTGTCCGCAGAGCAGCTAGAGCAACTGCACACGCGGTTCCGCAGCCTGGATCGCCACCAGCGCGGCTATTTGACGCCCACCGACTTGCTGCGCATTCCACAGCTATCGCTCAACCCGCTTCACCGCCAGATCATCGACGGCTTCTTCCCCAGCCGTGACCCTAGCGCGCGCATCGGCTTCAAGCAGTTCGTGGACACTTGCTCCACCATTTTGGTGCCACAGTTTGGCCGCGGCTCAGTGAGGCGGCGCGACGGGCGTGTTCAGAAGCTTCACCTCCTGTCCAAGATGTTTGACACACGGCGCAGCGGCTGCATCACACGCTCCGACTTCCGCCAGATCATGCGTTGCATTGTCAATCTGGCCTGGAGTCAGCAACAGGATCAGGAACGTCAGGAGGGGCTTTCCGAGAACCGTTTGCCTGAGGTGGAGGCCGAATTGCAACTTTTAGAGCATCAGGCCTTTGGCCTCTGCTGCGACCATATCTCTTATGGGGAGTTCGAGAAGCGCCTGTTGAGTGCGGACGTCGACAGACGGCTGTCGATCGCCAAGTGGCTGGAGGACGATGACGAGGCCGAAGCCGGGATGGGACTGCCAGTTGGCTCAGGCCCATAA
- the LOC6615963 gene encoding disheveled-associated activator of morphogenesis 1 isoform X1, translated as MQTAVRVEVKKPPRKNKTLQSCPIVCINEPDTHSANTEILQTSPESTLEKPKAAPSGGASTSVTSLNGSCIAINGGIGEGATATASAATSTAAGVTKITITSDNGNASTSTKANTGSSIDGYKNSSLVSITSLNSCSDLSQGSTATLPISSTNCSGNNVSRHPLSNSGNSGSDTSSNNFQERFDFEHWKGLLSDYNCFHGLYRYWTQCSGRSSSANDNGRDSDQQQSQSNHENGLGSGVGSFYTHNILGYTFGYPFGLKEDLDGSGNCNSNCSGSSNTNGLGLRKWLSGNTSSNETPLQKHYRHQQKKKMPGFRGRRVWCGCFKDDEPPEICVVEGAFTLQTLTPTQPMPSVDELDTKFAELVEELDLTAPNKEAMLSLPAQKKWQIYCSRKLPLDAADGPDAAAITQPPTAEHYIERLKELVVHISLSPEDSPSHELGNRLDGHAAFVDALKTALRTSTHSFVLRFVELDGLPALLDLLLQLDIRVANSPLHTSLIGCIKALMNNSMGRAHVLAHPTAIDTIARSLAADNIRTKIAALEILGAVCLVPGGHRKVLQAMLHFQVFATERTRFQSIVNDLDRSTYAYRDNVNLKTALMSFVNAVLNYGPGQENLEFRLHLRYEFLMLGIQPVIDKLRTHENETLDRHLDFFEMVRAEDEKEFARRFKEDHVDTKSAGSMFELLRRKLSHSPAYPHMLSLLQHMLLLPYTGHCTEHWLLIDRVVQQIVLQVEQRPNSDLIVDPDDPEKQLKLAAESPVHDPDVAPLQIDVAKLVRLLVKEEQLTQARKRADELERENFDVQSRLAKKEQELDLRMQEKEDLETGLARMRERLEKESAQHSQAVQRAQTAEMRAEDLQHRLISEQQERARLERLVTEGSIPDDQKVAGLTGCNGAVSPPPAPPMLKAIPPPPPPMAPSMMPPPPPPCPGAPPPPSSMAQTMAPAPPKVDLPKKNVPQPTNPLKSFNWSKLPDAKLQGTVWSELDESKLYNNMELESIDKLFSAYQKNGVSATDGSYEDLRVTGKAAKQKVLSVIDGRRAQNCTILLSKLKMSDMEISKAILSMDSNEQLQLDMVEQLLKFTPSAEERALLDEHSEDIESLARADRFLYEISKIPHYEQRLKSLHYKKRFMLTINDLVPRITSVMEASREVARSRRLRKLLELVLALGNYMNRGARGNASGFRLASLNRLADTKSSAAKGTTLLHYLVQVIERKFKDLLKLEDDIPHVREASKVSLGEMDKDIQMLRTGLADVAREIEFHRSSGPAQQGDRFLPVMREFHAQASVRFAELEDKFQDMKTRFDRAVRLFGEDGSVLQPDEFFGIFDSFLAAFAEARHDNESFRRRQEEEEKRAKQEAELKKRTIERKNKTGLMTSVARNLGLKSGSSNGDPDSPAKGGVGDNKGEFDDLISALRTGDVFGEDMAKFKRSRKARVLNGGGSSTGHTSPPRHGSLQREESGRERERTVRRQ; from the exons ATGCAAACAGCCGTGCGAGTGGAAGTCAAGAAGCCGCCGCGAAAAAACAAG ACCCTTCAGTCGTGCCCCATCGTGTGCATCAATGAGCCGGACACACACAGTGCCAACACAGAGATATTGCAGACAAGTCCGGAGAGCACGCTAGAGAAGCCCAAGGCGGCGCCATCCGGTGGAGCCAGCACGAGTGTGACTAGCTTGAACGGCAGTTGCATTGCCATCAATGGAGGAATAGGAGAAGGCgccactgcaactgcatcGGCAGCTACCAGCACTGCGGCTGGAGTGACCAAGATAACGATAACCAGTGACAACGGCAAcgccagcaccagcaccaaaGCGAACACAGGCAGTTCCATCGACGGCTACAAGAACAGCAGCTTGGTGTCCATCACCAGCCTAAACAGCTGCAGCGACCTCAGCCAGGGCAGCACCGCCACCCTGCCCATCAGCAGCACCAactgcagcggcaacaacgTGAGCAGGCATCCTCTCAGCAACAGTGgcaacagcggcagcgacaCCTCGTCCAACAACTTCCAGGAGCGGTTCGACTTTGAACACTGGAAGGGCTTACTCAGCGACTACAACTGCTTTCACGGGCTGTATCGCTACTGGACTCAGTGCAGCGGACGCAGCAGCAGTGCCAACGACAACGGCAGGGACAGTGatcagcagcagtcgcagtCCAACCATGAGAACGGCCTGGGCAGCGGAGTCGGTTCCTTCTACACCCACAATATACTAGGCTACACCTTCGGCTATCCGTTTGGCCTGAAGGAGGACCTCGACGGCAgcggcaactgcaacagcaactgcagcggcagcagcaacaccaacggTCTTGGCCTCAGGAAGTGGCTTTCAGGCAATACCAGCAGCAACGAGACGCCGCTCCAGAAGCACTACAGACAccagcagaagaagaagatgcCCGGCTTCAGGGGCAGAAGGGTGTGGTGCGGTTGCTTCAAG GACGATGAGCCACCCGAGATTTGTGTGGTGGAAGGCGCGTTTACCCTGCAGACGCTCACGCCCACCCAACCCATGCCGTCAGTGGATGAGCTGGACACCAAGTTCGCGGAGCTGGTGGAGGAGCTCGATCTGACGGCCCCCAACAAGGAGGCGATGCTCAGCCTGCCCGCGCAGAAGAAATGGCAAATCTACTGCTCGAGAAAGCTGCCCTTGGATGCGGCCGATGGACCAGATGCAGCGGCCAtcacccagccacccaccgcAGAGCACTACATTGAGCGACTGAAGGAGCTGGTGGTGCACATATCGCTCTCGCCGGAGGACTCGCCCAGCCATGAGCTTGGCAATCGATTGGATGGCCATGCCGCCTTTGTGGACGCCCTGAAGACGGCGCTACGCACATCCACCCACAGTTTCGTTCTCCGATTCGTGGAGCTGGACGGGCTTCCTGCTCTGCTCGACCTCCTGCTGCAGCTGGACATTCGAGTGGCTAACAGCCCGCTGCACACCAGTCTCATTGGGTGCATCAAGGCACTGATGAACAACTCGATGGGTCGGGCGCACGTGCTAGCCCATCCAACGGCCATCGACACCATAGCCAGATCCCTAGCAGCGGACAACATTCGCACGAAAATCGCCGCCCTGGAGATTCTGGGTGCCGTGTGTCTAGTGCCCGGCGGTCATCGCAAGGTGCTGCAGGCCATGCTCCACTTCCAGGTCTTCGCTACGGAACGCACCCGTTTCCAGAGCATTGTCAACGACCTGGATCGCTCGACCTATGCGTACAGGGACAATGTCAATCTGAAGACCGCCCTTATGTCATTCGTGAATGCGGTGCTCAACTACGGACCCGGCCAGGAGAACCTCGAGTTCCGACTGCACTTGAGGTACGAGTTTCTCATGCTCGGTATACAGCCTGTGATCGACAAGCTGCGCACGCACGAGAACGAAACGCTGGACAGGCATTTG GACTTCTTTGAGATGGTTCGGGCTGAGGATGAGAAGGAGTTTGCCCGCCGTTTTAAGGAGGACCACGTGGACACCAAGAGCGCCGGCTCAATGTTTGAGCTGCTGCGCCGCAAGCTCAGTCATTCGCCCGCGTATCCCCACATGCTCTCCCTTCTGCAGCACATGCTTCTGCTACCCT ATACGGGTCACTGCACGGAACACTGGTTGCTGATTGATCGCGTGGTACAGCAGATAGTGCTGCAGGTGGAACAGCGGCCAAACAGTGATCTTATCGTCGACCCCGATGACCCTGAAAAGCAGCTGAAGCTGGCCGCCGAGTCGCCAGTCCATGATCCTGATGTGGCGCCCTTGCAGATCGACGTGGCTAAGCTGGTGCGTCTGCTGGTCAAGGAGGAACAGCTGACGCAAGCGCGAAAGCGGGCTGACGAGCTGGAGCGTGAGAACTTTGACGTGCAGTCGCGGCTGGCCAAGAAGGAGCAGGAACTCGACCTCCGCATGCAAGAGAAAGAGGACTTGGAGACGGGACTAGCGCGCATGCGCGAGCGTTTGGAGAAGGAGTCTGCGCAGCACTCGCAGGCGGTGCAGCGGGCGCAGACTGCAGAGATGCGAGCAGAAGACCTGCAGCACCGCTTGATCAGCGAGCAGCAGGAACGGGCTCGCTTGGAGAGACTGGTTACCGAGGGCAGCATCCCAGACGACCAGAAGGTGGCCGGCCTCACGGGCTGCAATGGTGCCGTCTCGCCTCCACCGGCACCTCCCATGCTCAAGGCTATTCCGCCACCTCCGCCACCCATGGCGCCGTCCATGATGcccccaccaccacctcctTGCCCGGGAGCTCCTCCACCTCCGTCAAGCATGGCACAAACGATGG CTCCAGCGCCACCAAAAGTGGATCTGCCAAAGAAGAATGTGCCACAGCCGACGAATCCCCTGAAGAGCTTCAACTGGTCGAAACTGCCGGACGCCAAGCTACAGGGCACCGTTTGGAGCGAGCTCGACGAAAGCAAGCTGTACAACAACATGGAGCTGGAGTCAATTGATAAACTGTTCTCGGCTTACCAAAAGAACGGGGTATCG GCCACTGATGGATCCTATGAGGACTTAAGGGTAACTGGCAAGGCTGCCAAGCAGAAAGTGCTGTCGGTGATCGACGGACGCCGGGCGCAGAACTGCACCATCCTGCTGAGCAAACTGAAGATGAGCGACATGGAGATATCAAA GGCCATTCTCTCCATGGACAGCAacgagcagctgcagctggacATGGTCGAGCAGCTGCTCAAGTTCACGCCCTCGGCGGAAGAGCGAGCTTTGCTGGACGAGCACAGCGAGGACATTGAGTCTCTCGCTCGGGCCGATCGATTCCTCTATGAGATATCCAA GATTCCGCACTACGAGCAGCGCCTGAAGAGTCTGCACTACAAGAAGCGTTTCATGCTGACCATCAACGACCTGGTCCCCCGCATAACCAGTGTGATGGAGGCCTCTCGTGAGGTGGCTCGTTCCCGTCGTCTGCGCAAGCTTCTAGAGTTGGTCCTCGCCCTAG GCAACTACATGAACCGCGGGGCACGTGGCAACGCATCGGGATTCCGACTGGCGTCGCTCAATCGGCTGGCGGACACCAAGTCCAGTGCCGCCAAGGGCACCACCCTGCTACACTACCTCGTGCAGGTGATTGAACGCAAGTTCAAGGACCTTCTTAAGTTGGAGGACGATATCCCGCATGTGCGTGAAGCCTCCAAGGTGTCGCTGGGCGAGATGGACAAGGACATTCAGATGCTGCGCACGGGTCTGGCAGACGTGGCGCGCGAAATCGAGTTCCACCGCAGTTCAGGCCCGGCCCAACAGGGTGATCGCTTTCTACCCGTGATGCGCGAGTTCCACGCGCAGGCGTCAGTGCGCTTCGCCGAGCTTGAGGACAAGTTCCAGGACATGAAGACGCGCTTTGATCGTGCGGTACGCCTCTTCGGCGAGGATGGTTCGGTTTTGCAGCCGGACGAGTTCTTTGGCATCTTTGACTCCTTCCTGGCCGCCTTCGCGGAGGCGCGGCATGACAACGAGAGCTTCCGTCGGCGACAGGAGGAAGAGGAGAAGCGCGCCAAGCAGGAGGCGGAGCTCAAGAAGCGCACAATAGAGCGCAAGAACAAGACCGGCCTAATGACCAGCGTGGCTCGCAATCTGGGCCTCAAGTCGGGCTCATCCAATGGGGATCCTGACTCCCCGGCAAAGGGAGGCGTAGGCGACAACAAGGGCGAGTTCGACGACCTAATCTCGGCCCTGAGGACCGGAGATGTGTTCGGCGAGGACATGGCCAAGTTCAAGCGGTCGCGCAAGGCGCGCGTTCTTAACGGCGGCGGGTCCTCCACTGGGCACACCTCGCCGCCCCGCCACGGCAGCCTCCAGAGGGAGGAGAGTGGGCGGGAGCGCGAGCGGACCGTGAGGCGCCAGTAA